The genomic interval GGCGGGAAACAAATTAAACCCCTGAAAGATGAAGCCAATATGCTCTAGCCGAAAGTGAGCCAGGCGATCGCGAGACATTGCGGTAATTTCTTGCCCCAGCAACCGGACGTTTCCTTCAGTTGGCGTCAAAATCCCAGCCAGGATTGATAATAGGGTCGTCTTGCCCGAACCTGAAGGACCCATTAGCAGTTGAATGTCTCCCTGATCAATTTCCAGATCTACCCCCTTTAAAACAGGGTACAGTTCTGAACCAGAGCGGTACGCCATCTTTACATTCCTTGCTACCACCGCTGTCTGATCAATTCTTCTCAGAATGATTGGAGGTGAGACATCCTGATCTTGCTCTTTCACATAGCTCACAACATTAGTTTTGGAAGCAGTCATTCTTTTAAGGTCTTTGGATTCATAACGTAGGGTGAAGTGAGTGAGGAGAGAACATCAATGAAGTTTAACCAGTAAGGTCTAATTAAACTTTAACTAAGCATAAAAGCAAATGGATATCAGAAATCGGCAAAGATTTTTACTGGAGCAGCGGACACGGCTGAAACACTATTTACATATCGTAACAGGTGGTTTGTGGATTGCCATCCTTCCCAGCGGAAACCAACGTTTGGAAAAACTAACCACCCCAAGAACCGATCGCGATACTCCCAGGGAGTTCAGGCTTTGAACACAATTGCCGGATCAATGTGAGTCACCTTCTGAATGGCGAACAGAGCGGAACCAACACACATAAACACAGTAATACCAAAAACCCCGAAAGCGGTAGCAGGTGTAATTAAAATCATGATTCCTTTGGCTGCCATCGTCCAGGTTCCCAGACCTACGCAGAGTGCCATACTTGGCAGGTATCCCAGCACTGCCATCCACAATGCCTGTTCCGTAATCACGCGATAGATGACCCAATCGGACGCCCCCATCGCTTTTAAGGTGCCAAATTCCTTCAGGTGGTCTGAAACTGATGAGTAGAGGATCTGACTGACGACGACCATGCCGACCACAAATCCAACAGCGGCTCCCAACCCCAGTATAAATCCGACCCCCGTTCGCTCTCGCCAGTAGGTGCTGGTGCGTTCAGCCATCTCTGCCTTAGTGTGGACAAAGGTGCCAGGAATGGCGCTTTCCAATCGTTGCTTAAGAGCTTGAGTATCTTGTCCAACTGCTGCCTTAATCAGAACATAACTAATTGGATCTGCCAGGTTGAGCTTTCTGGGCGGTGCAGGAGGCTTTTTGGTAGCTGATTTGGGGGTGGATTTAAACTCATTGGTACATTCCAGATTCCCCGTCTGAATCTTGCAGTTTACCTGGGGAGATAGCCCCCCAAATAAGTAGGCATTGGCGGTCTCCAGGGATGCAAAAAGGTAGGCACTGGAAGTCATGGATTGGGTATCACGGGTTGTACCAACAAATTTCGCGGGTAAAGAAGAAACTTCGCCCGTATCCCCGATTTGATTTAGCCCCAGTTCCCTGGTATTTGATTCGTCCACCATGATTGTGTAGGGTTGGCTCAGGTCGCCCAGTTTACCCTGGGGCAGTTTCCAGTTAGCAAACAATTGCCCATCGGGGTTGAACGCATAGATCCGAACACCATCGATTCGCCCATTTGGACCCCGCCAACGCACCCCCTGGATAGAGAGGGCCTCTGCCCGATCGACCCCTTGAACCTGGCGTGCCTGCTTCAGTGCTTCGACGGTCAGGGATGTGGTCAACTCCAGATACTCCATTGATTGGTCAGCAACCCAGAGGTCAGCCGTGGATTGTTCGATCAGAAGAACCGTGGAGCGGGTGAAGCCATCCAGGATGCCTTTCTGAATAGTAATCAGGCTGACAGCAAACATGATGCCAGCCTGAGCCACCAGGAAGCGTGGGATGTCTTCAAACAGATTTTTGCGGGCAATGGAGGGCATGTTGAAGGGGGCAGGGGTGTGGGGTGTGGGGTGTGGGGTATGGGGTATGGGGTGTGGGGTGTGGGGTGTGGGGTGTGGGGTATGGGGTGTGGGGTGTGGGGTGTGGGGGTAGAATTTAGGAGCCAGAATCCAGAATTCAGGAGAGGCTCTTCGCTTTGACCCCTGACTCCTGGTTCCTGACTCCTGGCTCCTGGGCGAGAAAGTTAACTGCCTTCAGGGTTAACGAACTGCGCTGCTGAAATTGGGCGAAGTGGTCAGGTAGGAGGGCAGCGATTGGCGCAGGCGATCGCCATACAGCGCCAGCGCATTTCCACCGAGTAACCGTTCCAGGTATTCCCGATCGTAATCCATTACGGTTGCGGCATCGCGAACACAGCCTTTGAGCACCCCATCCCAGTGTCCATAGTCACCGGAGAAGCAGGCAACCTGCTTTCCTATCTCACCCATGCCGACGGGCAAATAGGTTGGACCAGGATCATCAGATTCAAAGGAGACAAAAATTTGCCCCCGATCGAAATATTCCATGGGATCACGGTGGCGCAGATCGTAATGTTCGTACAGACTGACATCATCAATTTTTGCCGGGTCTTTTTCCGCATTCCAGAGCAGGTCAAACAGGTTCTTTGCCTGGCTGATGACGTTGGTATTGGCGTGAGTACCCCGTTCCTGAATCATCAGTTTGGTAAATTCCATCAGAGATGGACGGTAGGGGGTTTTGGGGTCAAAATCGCGAATTCGCTTTTCCCAATGCTCATGCATGGCGTGGGCAAGGTCGGGAAGCCAGCCGCACCCGCCTTCCAGAAAGCCCACGCGGAGCGTTGGAAACTGCTCAAACGCACCATCAAAGACCATGCGCGACAGTGCCAACTGTTGCTGGTTACGCTGCACAAAGATATGGCTCAGGACAAAGGTTTCCATGTGGTCCGAAAGCCCGCCTACCATGTAGCTACCAGGGCTACCATGAATTCCCAGGGCAATATTGAGGTCTACGGCTGCCTGAAGAATGGGGCGAAAGTCAGGATGGCTAATCACCTTGCAAGTCCGCACTTCGGGAAAAGCCTCAGGTGCTTTGGGATGGGGAACGGGTAGGTTGGGGGGAACTGCGACGCCAATCATGCCCAGTTCATTCACACAACGATGCATTTCTTTAACGGCTTCTTCCACGTCTTGCAGGGGAAGAACACCAATGGGCTTAAGGCGATTGTCGTAGCCCCGGCAGTCGTCTGCCATGTAATTATTCCAGGCACGACAGAGGGCAACTGCCAGGTCTTTATCTAGAATGCTGGGGAAAATTAGATTTAATGTGCCATAAATTACATGCACATCAATCCCTTCCTGGTCCATATGTTCAATCCGTTTCTGATTGAACATTGCACCCATTGTGGTGTCGGGATGAAGTCCGCGAAATACACCAATACCTAAGCCCCGTGGGCGGGGAAATGTTTGTACCAGGTCATTCTTACCCGTAGCCGGGTTAAAGTCCAAAATCCTTGCCCGCTGGTCGCCCAGATTATCCACAATCAAGCCAACCCGATCGCGGTATTGTGGCTCAACGTAATCTCGAAACACCAGAGGATTCTCTAGCTTGTGGGCATCTGCATCAATGACAGCTAAACCTTCGTACATGCTTTCTCCAAGAAGGGGGTGTGGGGTATAGGGCGTGGGGTTAGGAGCTAGGGGTTAGGAGCTAGGGGTTAGGGGAGGCGTATGAGTTTTGAAGGATGAATTTTTGAGCTTAAAGAACTAGCAGCATTTCTTTAACACTCAATTCGTAACTCTTAATTCTCAATTCTCAATTCCCCTGGCTCCTAGTCCCTAGTTCCTAGCCCCTACTCCCGATTTGCGAGTGAAGTAGTCTAAAACCTGGCGCAAACCAAACCAGTGGTCGAACGACCAGGATAGTGATGCCAGGATAGTGATGCCGGGATACTTGACAAAGGCAGGCTCATTTTTCTCAAAAAAAGCGTGTCCACCCAGTGCAAAGACCTGGGTCAACACCAGACAGAGAAGCGTTAGCCGCCAGTCAAAGAACAGTAAAATGACCGCAGCGATCGCCAGCAAATTCGTCAAATGGTGCAAAACTTGATTAACAGGATTGCGGTGAGATGCGATGAAATGGGCTTTCGCCTCTTGGAAGTAGCTCACAGCTCCTCCTTAGTTAATTTTTGAAACGATTGCTAGGAACAATACCATAGGGAGCTTATGAAACAACAGGAGAGAATCAAAAGTCTTTGGGATTGGGTAGGAAGGAAAGGCTAAAGGATAAGGGCTAAAGGCTAAAAGATTGTGCGATTGTTTTATCCTCTAGCCTTTTGCCTTCCTAGCGCCATTTCAGTTCTAAATATCCCCGCTCCGGTTGGTTCAATTCCTGCTCGGTTAACCATTCGACGGGTTTGTAGGTACGAAAGATGTGATCCCACCAGTCCACTCCTAAGCCAAAGTTGTGATACCACATATTGTGCTTGTGATGGACGTAGTGGACAGGCATGGTCATCCAGAAGCACTTGGTGGGGTTGTCGTGCTGAAGCTGATGGGCGTAGGACGAAAAGGCGGCATAGGTTACCCCTCCTAAAGTCCAACCAATGCCAGCCTCCAGGGAGTAGAAAAACATGGGCACCATGATGATGAAGGTACCTTTGATGTAATCCAAAAACTCCCACAGCACCCCTTGCCCCTCGTTCTTCCGATGGTGGTCTCGGTGGCGTTGCCCAAGCCGGAGCGAGGCATGCATCAAACGGTGTACCCAATATTCCACCAAACTTGCCAGCACAAAGGCAAGCACAAAACAGCATTCCTGCGATCGTCAGTCTCATTACAACCGGCATCTTTTCCTCCTTTCTCACAAACTCCCACACAGGAAAGAGATTAGCGAATATTCTGAAACTTTTCTATAGGCAGGGGGCAGGGAGTTCAGCGGGAATTGAGTGTGAGAAGAGTTTTAAGTTTTGAGTTTTAAGTTGAAAGTGTGGAGCAGGCTTCAGCCTTGATCCTTCATCCTTGAGCCTTTCCCTATTCCTACCCGCGCCTGCTTTTGTAAGGAAAAGTTAAGTGTTATGATGCACACCAAGCAAAGCACGGGCGATCGGTTAAAAAATGAACTATTTATTGCAGAGGTCGCTGGACGATTTTAGGCAACTGGGCACAGATGCCATGATCAGATCGTCTACTGAACCCGTAGGTAGATAGTGACTACTGGGATTTTGTCAGTCTAGATAGCAAATAGCCTGCTAGGCAAATATACTGTTGAGCGTGAGGCAATCGGCTATCTAAGAAAAAAAGGTGAGAGGAGTTAATTGTGCAAGTTGTTAAGGAGTACGTCCAGCGCTGGTACGAAAGTGGACTCGACCCAGATGATTACATCTGCCATCGAAAGCAGGGTAATCTGGTCGAGATAGAGGAAGTCTCAACTGGCAGGCATCTTGTTGTGCTTACGTTCTGCACGAATGATGTGCTGGGGCTAACCCAGGAAGAGCCTGTTAAGGAAGCTGCAATCAATGCCATCCTGCAATATGGAACGTCCAATAGTTCCTGCTCGGTTCTGAGTGGTCGGATTGATTTGCATCGTCAGCTTGAAGACGAAATTTCAGCTTTTAAGCACTTGCCTCACACGCAACTATTCATTAACGCGTGGATGGCAATGCAGGCATTAATGGATGCCTTTTGCCATCTGGCGATTCCGGTGCCAGGGTTTCAGAATACACGGGAAACGTTGATTCTGACAGATGTCCTGAATCACGGGTGTATTGTTTCAGCGGTTGCCAATGCGGGCACTCGTTCTGGGAAACTGTTTGGTCATAGCCCCAGAGTCAGGGTAAGGGCATATCGTCATTGTGATGTCGAAGATTTGGCGCGCAAGCTCCAGCGGTATGCTCGTCCTGACGATCGCATCATGGTGATCTCAGATGCGGTTTTTTCGATGGATGGTGACATTGCTCCTTTGCCAGACATGATTGATGTCATGAGCCATTATGAAGGCAGCGTTCTGGTTATGGATGAGGCCCACGCCAGCGGGGCAATTGGGGAAACCGGGCGGGGGATTTATGAGTATTTCAATCTGTTGCCGCAGCAGGCGATCGAGCGGGGGGTGGTGCCGCTGATTATGACCACCTTTTCTAAGTTTGCGGCTTCGGCGGGGGCTGCCATTAGTACCCACGTAGCAGAATTGAAACCCTTACTGAACGTTTCTCCGACATCGATCGGCACCATTTCTCTCGCACCTCCGATGACAGCCGCTGCCCTGGAGAGTATCCGGATTGTGCGTCGATTCCCAGAGCGGGTTAAACGCTTACAGGAGAATACCCGCTATCTGCGATCGCGGTTGGCTGCCCATGATTTCCTACCGATCGGGGAAACCAATGTCATTCCGGTGATTCTACCACCGGAAATTAATCCCAAACTGTACGCGAGAGAACTGCTGGAGTACGGCATTTGGGTGTCACCGATCTGGTTTATTGCCAAACCCCGGATTCGCATCACAGTCAATGCCCTCCATACGAAAGAGGAAATGGATAGACTGGTCGCAGCGATGGTAAAGGCACGGGATCTGATCTATAAACCCACCATCAGCGCTTAAAGATGACCTTCCATCAATGGGTTGGGTTGCAAGTAAAGAAACAGGTATGGTTGCTGACTTTAGCAACCATACTTCATCTGTTGATGATTCCCTTTGTAGCTATTCAGGTCAGGGCACAAACCCCTAACAGCAAGACTCCTGATCCTCCCCAACAACCCCTCAGACCAGCGGCTAACCCGTGGCAACCGGATGATTTTCAAAGAGCGATGGTTTTGGGAACCACCATGCCCAACGAGATGCCCATGCCTGTCGTTCCTTTAGGATCTCCGCAGGGAATCGATAACACGCTACCTGCGATCGAAGAAATTCCCCCCCTATTCAAGAAACCACTACCGATTATTAGTCCAGCTAAGCCCCCTGCGACCAAGCCCTAAAGGGTGTGGGGTGTGGGGTGTGGGGTGTGGAAAAGAGTTTTGAGTTTTGAGTTTTGAGTTGAAACTGAAGCGGGAGAGGTGAGGGGGTGAGGGGGTAATAGGGTGAGGAAATGAGGAGTGAGGAGTGAGGGAATACTTTTCATCCCTCATCCCTCATCCCACTTTTTTATCCCTCATCCCTCATCCCTCATCCCTCATCCTTCATCCCCCATCCCTCATCCTTCATCCCCCATCCCTCATCCCTCATCCCACTTTTTTATCCCTCATCCCTCATCCCTCATCCCTCATCCCTCATCCCACTTTTTTATCCTTTATCCTTCCCCATCCCTCCCTTCTAGTTCCATCCAAGTGCTTCACTAATTTGCTCAGCCAGTTTCAGGGGACGGAATGGTTTTGCAAAGATGGCAGCGATATCTAAATCGGCAAAACTGTCCTGATCCGACTGCTGAACCTTAGCAGTGACTAAGATCACTGGGATTTGTTGGGTTGCCGGGTCTGCCTTCAATTTCTGTAGGGTTGATCGCCCATCCATATCGGGCATCATCATGTCTAACAGAATGGCATCAGGCTGATGGTCAGTTGCCATACTCAATGCCTCCTGCCCTGAACAGGCTGTCAGGACACTCCAGCCAGCTCCCATTTCTAATCCCAGTTGGGCGATCGCACGGACATCTTCCTCATCATCAACAATCAGGATCTGTCTGCTCATTCTGCGGCTCCGCACGTATGATAAAAATTTGCAAATTACTTTAACACCCAATCGGGAAGAAGTAGGGAAGAAAGAAATAGGGGTTAGGTGTCAGAGGATGCTTGAAAAGGTATGGACTGTAAGATGCAACACTCAGAGATCCCCCCTAACCCCCCTTAAAAAGCTACCGTGTACACACAAGTCGGAAATCTGTGAACACAAGTCCTGAAACCCTTGCTCTGCCTCAACTTTGGAAATTGGCTGAAATCTCAATAATCTCGGCTTATTGAGAACCGGCAACGAGAAATCAAGGTTGTGGAGGATCAGGTTTTCGGAAAACGAATCAGCGATCGACTTGTGTGTACACCGTAGCCTTAAAAAGGGGAAACAGGCTTAAAGTCCCCCTGATTAAGGGGGACTTAGGGGGATCGCATCTTTGCTACCGACAATAGGACTTTTCAAACACCCTCTCAAGTGGTAGGTGGTAGGCAATTGTGACAGGTTAAGGAGAAAGCGCTTTTGTCCTAATTCCTAATTCCTAATTCCTAATTCCTAATTCCTAATTCCTAATTCCTAATTCCTAATTCCTAATTCCTAATTCTTCTCCACTCCCTACTCGTAAATCGGGAGTGTCACGTAAAAAGTGCTTCCTTGCCCCAGGGTACTTTCGACCCAGATTCTGCCGTCGTGTTGTTCCACAATATTGCGGCAGATGGCAAGCCCCAGTCCGGTTCCTCCCTTCTTGCGGGAATCGGAGGCATCCACCTGCTGAAACCGCTCAAAGATTGTTTGTAGTTTGTCAGCGGGAATGCCACGTCCCTGGTCTTTGACAGTGATCGAAAGGGTGTGTGGTGTGGGGTGTGTGGTGTGGGGTGGGGAAGAATGGTGAATGGATTCTGAAGACTGAGAATTTTGAATTTTGAATTTTGAATTTTGAATTAAATTCTCCCCCTCTTCTTCCCCTTCTGGCTTCTGGCTTCTGGCTTCTGGCTTCTGGCTCCTAACTTCTGCCCTCAACCAGACTTTGCTGCCCGGCTCCGAGAACTTGATGGCATTACTGAGCAGATTGGTCAAGGTTTGCAGGAGGCGATCGGGGTCTGCCCAGAGTTCCACATCGAGGGGGTGAGTAAGAAGTTGAACCTGCGCCTGATCTGCCATTGCTTGCATTGCTTCGGTTGCCTCGGTTAGCAAACTGGCAGCATTACATTTTGTCATCTGCATGGTGATTCTGCCTGACTTCATCCGCTCCAGGTCAAGAATGTCATTGATCAGACGAATCAGACGTTCCGTATTTGTAATGGCGATGCTTAAAACTTTTTGCCCCTGTTCCGTCAGACTGCCTAATTTTCCTGCGATGAGAAGATCGAGTGCGCCCATGAGGGAAGTGAGGGGAGTGCGTAGCTCGTGGCTGACCAGGGAAATAAATTCATTCTCCAACCGTTTGCGCTCTGTAATGTCGTTGATGGTATTTAACAGGCACTGAACTCCATCCAACTCGATCTGTTCAATGGCAAGCAAAACCACTTTTAGTTCACCGGATTTGGTCCGAAATTCGCATTCCTGGTTGTAGAGGGAACCCGTCTCTAGCAACTGTTGGATTGCCTGGTTATAAGTTTCCTGGGCGATTCCTAGCCTCAAGTCGGCAGCGGTATGCCCAATTACCTCAGATAGGGGGTAACCACTCATCTTCAAGAAGGACGGATTCACTTCTACAAATTGTCCTTCCGGGAAGGTGGTAATGGCGATCGGACTGGGGCTGGAACGGAAGGCTTTGGCAAACTTTTCCTCGGCTTGCTGGCGATCTCGGATCTCCTGTTGCAACCGGGCATTTTGGGCTTGCAACTGCTTTTGCAATCTGCAAATGGTCAGGTGGCTGTCAATTCGGGCTAAAACTTCTTGTACCTGAAAGGGTTTGGTGATGTAGTCTACCCCTCCCACGGCAAAGGCTTTGACCTTATCCAATACATCCTCCAGCGCGCTGATAAAAATCACCGGGATGTCGTGGGTGCGATCGTCCGCCTTGAGCTGCTGGCAGACCTCATAACCGTTCATCTGGGGCATGTTGACATCTAACAGAATCAGGTCGGGGGGGGCTGCCTGGGCACCCCGTAATCCGGTTGCACCTTTGGTGACACTGCGCACTTTATAGCCTTGCTGCGTCAACATGGTAGACAAAAGGTTCAGGTTGTCCGGCGTATCGTCAATCACCAAAATGTCTGCTTTCGGTGCATCGGCTAACTGGCTATCCATAGGTTCCTTTCCGGTTTCCCCGATCAGTGATAATTGGCTGGTTGACGGACAAATCTTTCCCCCCATCCCTAAATCCCTTCTCCCCCAACGGGCGAAGGGGCTTCAAACAAAATCGTGGAGTCGCAAGCTCCTCTCCCAGAGCGAGAGAGGGGTTGGGGTGAGAGCGGCCTGAGTTTTGTCAGTCAATCAGGCTAATGGGTCAAAGGTAATCGGTAATGGCAATTGTAATCAATTCCCCACCGACCCCTCATCAGGTTTTTCTGTCTCCCCAGGCTTGGCTGAATTTTCAGCCCCTTAATGGAAGGTGAGGTTGTTACAATATTCATGCTCAGGCACTTGCAAAGGATTTATGCCAAAGACCGATCAGGAAACCCTCGAAATTCAGTCGCCAGCAATCCCTTCTTCGCCCTCCTGGCAGATTAAACTGCTCTACGACGGTCAGTGTCCGTTATGTTTACGAGAGGTCAATTTTTTGCGAAAACGGGACGCAGGGCGAGGTCTGGTAGCATTTGTAGATATCGCAGACGATAGTTATAGCGCTGCTGCCCATGGGGGAGTAGACTTTGAAACCGCAATGGGGCGCATCCACGCGGTACTTCCCGATGGCACCGTGATCAAAAATGTCGAAGTTTTCCGCCGAGTTTACGAAATCCTGGGAATTGGCTGGATCTATGCAATCACCAAGCTGCCCATTGTCGGTTCCCTGGCGGATTGGCTCTACGAAATTTGGGCAGACAGGCGGCTATCCCTGACAGGACGCCCTGATCTGGCAACCATCGCCGCCGATCGCCAGCAACGACTTGCCTGCGAACAGGAACGCTGCCGACTCTAAAGACTCCCTATTCCTGGTCCCCAAAAGTTCAGCTTAAACTGTTAACAATAGGGGTAGTTTCTTATGTTGATTCTCAATCTGTAGTTGTTAGAGAGGGTCGAGGATTGAGTGATCAAGCGATCGTAGCGCAAGCCTGGGATTTACTCGAAAAATCCATTATTTACTACCGGGATCGCCCCGTTGGCACCATTGCTGCCTGTGATCCTGACAGTGCAGCCCTGAATTATGATCAGTGCTTCATTCGAGACTTTATTTCGGCAGGGTTGCTGTTTCTGATCAAGGGCAGGGATGATATTGTACGCAATTTTCTGGAAGAAACCTTAAAATTGCAGCCCAAGACGGGGCAACTCGACTGCTCGAAACCCAGCCGGGGGCTAATGCCAGCCAGCTTTAAAATTGTCTCTGTCGCAGGCAGAGAGTACTTAAAAGCTGACTTTGGCGACCATGCGATCGGTCGAGTCGCACCCGCCGATGCCTGCCTCTGGTGGGTGATTCTGCTGCGTGCCTATGTGGTTTCCACCCAGGATATGGCTCTGGCGCATCGGGAGGATTTTCAAGAAGGCATGCGGGTGATTCTGGAGTTATGCCTGGTTACCCGATTTGATATGTATCCGATGGTGCTGGTTCCCGATGCAGCCAGTATGATCGATCGGCGCATGGGGCTATATGGGCATCCCTTAGATATTCAATCCCTGTTTTATGCTGCGCTTCGCATCAGCCTGAAACTGCTCATTCCCAACCAGAAAAATGAATACATTATCCAGGCAGTCCACAACCGTTTGGGACCATTGCTGCGGCAACTGCGAGAAAATTACTGGTTAGATCCGGATCGGTTGAACATTATTTATCGCTATCAGGTGGAGGAATACGGAGAAGAGGCACTCAACCAGTTCAATATCTATTCAGACTCGATTCCGTTTTATCGCCTGGCGAAATGGCTACCACCCGCAGGGGGTTATCTGGCGGGTAATTTGGGTCCCTCCCAGTTGGACTGTCGCTTCTTTGCGATTGGAAACTTGATGGCGATTATTTCTTCCCTTGCAGATGAACAACAGTCCCACAAGATTCTGAATTTGATTGAGCTGCGTTGGAATAATCTAATTGGGGATATGCCAATGAAGCTGTGCTTTCCAGCGTTGGAGGATGCGGATTGGCGAATTGTTACAGGGGCAGATCCCAAAAACCGCCCCTGGTCTTATCACAATGGTGGCAGTTGGCCCGTCTTGCTGTGGATGTTGACCGCTGCTGCTCGTAAGATGCAGCGGACTGAACTTGCCCACCACGCGATCGCGATCGCAGAACGACGCCTAATTCAGGATCAGTGGCCCGAATACTACGATGGCCCCGACGGTCGTTTAATTGGTAAGGAAGCTCGCCGCTATCAAACCTGGACGGCTTCTGGTTACTTGCTGGCAAAAGAATTGATTGCCAACCCTGACCATTTGAAACTGGTAATTGATGATGATTAGGAATAGGAGTCAGGAGTCAGGAGTCAGGAGTAGGAGTCAGGAGTTGTGTCCCCTGGCTTTCTTCCCTAACACCTGATACCTGGCACC from Kovacikia minuta CCNUW1 carries:
- a CDS encoding sterol desaturase family protein encodes the protein MLAFVLASLVEYWVHRLMHASLRLGQRHRDHHRKNEGQGVLWEFLDYIKGTFIIMVPMFFYSLEAGIGWTLGGVTYAAFSSYAHQLQHDNPTKCFWMTMPVHYVHHKHNMWYHNFGLGVDWWDHIFRTYKPVEWLTEQELNQPERGYLELKWR
- a CDS encoding thiol-disulfide oxidoreductase DCC family protein — translated: MPKTDQETLEIQSPAIPSSPSWQIKLLYDGQCPLCLREVNFLRKRDAGRGLVAFVDIADDSYSAAAHGGVDFETAMGRIHAVLPDGTVIKNVEVFRRVYEILGIGWIYAITKLPIVGSLADWLYEIWADRRLSLTGRPDLATIAADRQQRLACEQERCRL
- a CDS encoding Mpo1-like protein encodes the protein MSYFQEAKAHFIASHRNPVNQVLHHLTNLLAIAAVILLFFDWRLTLLCLVLTQVFALGGHAFFEKNEPAFVKYPGITILASLSWSFDHWFGLRQVLDYFTRKSGVGARN
- a CDS encoding hybrid sensor histidine kinase/response regulator translates to MDSQLADAPKADILVIDDTPDNLNLLSTMLTQQGYKVRSVTKGATGLRGAQAAPPDLILLDVNMPQMNGYEVCQQLKADDRTHDIPVIFISALEDVLDKVKAFAVGGVDYITKPFQVQEVLARIDSHLTICRLQKQLQAQNARLQQEIRDRQQAEEKFAKAFRSSPSPIAITTFPEGQFVEVNPSFLKMSGYPLSEVIGHTAADLRLGIAQETYNQAIQQLLETGSLYNQECEFRTKSGELKVVLLAIEQIELDGVQCLLNTINDITERKRLENEFISLVSHELRTPLTSLMGALDLLIAGKLGSLTEQGQKVLSIAITNTERLIRLINDILDLERMKSGRITMQMTKCNAASLLTEATEAMQAMADQAQVQLLTHPLDVELWADPDRLLQTLTNLLSNAIKFSEPGSKVWLRAEVRSQKPEARSQKPEGEEEGENLIQNSKFKIQNSQSSESIHHSSPPHTTHPTPHTLSITVKDQGRGIPADKLQTIFERFQQVDASDSRKKGGTGLGLAICRNIVEQHDGRIWVESTLGQGSTFYVTLPIYE
- a CDS encoding FtsX-like permease family protein → MPSIARKNLFEDIPRFLVAQAGIMFAVSLITIQKGILDGFTRSTVLLIEQSTADLWVADQSMEYLELTTSLTVEALKQARQVQGVDRAEALSIQGVRWRGPNGRIDGVRIYAFNPDGQLFANWKLPQGKLGDLSQPYTIMVDESNTRELGLNQIGDTGEVSSLPAKFVGTTRDTQSMTSSAYLFASLETANAYLFGGLSPQVNCKIQTGNLECTNEFKSTPKSATKKPPAPPRKLNLADPISYVLIKAAVGQDTQALKQRLESAIPGTFVHTKAEMAERTSTYWRERTGVGFILGLGAAVGFVVGMVVVSQILYSSVSDHLKEFGTLKAMGASDWVIYRVITEQALWMAVLGYLPSMALCVGLGTWTMAAKGIMILITPATAFGVFGITVFMCVGSALFAIQKVTHIDPAIVFKA
- a CDS encoding response regulator — protein: MSRQILIVDDEEDVRAIAQLGLEMGAGWSVLTACSGQEALSMATDHQPDAILLDMMMPDMDGRSTLQKLKADPATQQIPVILVTAKVQQSDQDSFADLDIAAIFAKPFRPLKLAEQISEALGWN
- a CDS encoding aminotransferase class I/II-fold pyridoxal phosphate-dependent enzyme, producing the protein MQVVKEYVQRWYESGLDPDDYICHRKQGNLVEIEEVSTGRHLVVLTFCTNDVLGLTQEEPVKEAAINAILQYGTSNSSCSVLSGRIDLHRQLEDEISAFKHLPHTQLFINAWMAMQALMDAFCHLAIPVPGFQNTRETLILTDVLNHGCIVSAVANAGTRSGKLFGHSPRVRVRAYRHCDVEDLARKLQRYARPDDRIMVISDAVFSMDGDIAPLPDMIDVMSHYEGSVLVMDEAHASGAIGETGRGIYEYFNLLPQQAIERGVVPLIMTTFSKFAASAGAAISTHVAELKPLLNVSPTSIGTISLAPPMTAAALESIRIVRRFPERVKRLQENTRYLRSRLAAHDFLPIGETNVIPVILPPEINPKLYARELLEYGIWVSPIWFIAKPRIRITVNALHTKEEMDRLVAAMVKARDLIYKPTISA
- a CDS encoding glycoside hydrolase 100 family protein, with the translated sequence MSDQAIVAQAWDLLEKSIIYYRDRPVGTIAACDPDSAALNYDQCFIRDFISAGLLFLIKGRDDIVRNFLEETLKLQPKTGQLDCSKPSRGLMPASFKIVSVAGREYLKADFGDHAIGRVAPADACLWWVILLRAYVVSTQDMALAHREDFQEGMRVILELCLVTRFDMYPMVLVPDAASMIDRRMGLYGHPLDIQSLFYAALRISLKLLIPNQKNEYIIQAVHNRLGPLLRQLRENYWLDPDRLNIIYRYQVEEYGEEALNQFNIYSDSIPFYRLAKWLPPAGGYLAGNLGPSQLDCRFFAIGNLMAIISSLADEQQSHKILNLIELRWNNLIGDMPMKLCFPALEDADWRIVTGADPKNRPWSYHNGGSWPVLLWMLTAAARKMQRTELAHHAIAIAERRLIQDQWPEYYDGPDGRLIGKEARRYQTWTASGYLLAKELIANPDHLKLVIDDD
- a CDS encoding amidohydrolase family protein yields the protein MYEGLAVIDADAHKLENPLVFRDYVEPQYRDRVGLIVDNLGDQRARILDFNPATGKNDLVQTFPRPRGLGIGVFRGLHPDTTMGAMFNQKRIEHMDQEGIDVHVIYGTLNLIFPSILDKDLAVALCRAWNNYMADDCRGYDNRLKPIGVLPLQDVEEAVKEMHRCVNELGMIGVAVPPNLPVPHPKAPEAFPEVRTCKVISHPDFRPILQAAVDLNIALGIHGSPGSYMVGGLSDHMETFVLSHIFVQRNQQQLALSRMVFDGAFEQFPTLRVGFLEGGCGWLPDLAHAMHEHWEKRIRDFDPKTPYRPSLMEFTKLMIQERGTHANTNVISQAKNLFDLLWNAEKDPAKIDDVSLYEHYDLRHRDPMEYFDRGQIFVSFESDDPGPTYLPVGMGEIGKQVACFSGDYGHWDGVLKGCVRDAATVMDYDREYLERLLGGNALALYGDRLRQSLPSYLTTSPNFSSAVR